From Motilibacter peucedani, the proteins below share one genomic window:
- a CDS encoding carbonic anhydrase, with protein MSILDELSARNEAFAQGQFDPTMELNPTRQLMVVGCVDPRVDPAAVLGLRLGEGAVIRNVGGRITPATFATFAMLGRVGAANGSPPGAGWNLVVLHHTDCGMTDLAAHPDLLATYFDIPEQDLPAKSVSDPYASVHVDVDLLRSSGLLLPRFAVSGWVYDVGTGRAALVVPPQAPQGTT; from the coding sequence ATGAGCATCCTCGACGAGCTCAGCGCACGCAACGAGGCGTTCGCCCAGGGGCAGTTCGACCCGACCATGGAGCTGAACCCGACCAGGCAGCTCATGGTGGTCGGCTGCGTCGACCCCCGGGTCGATCCGGCAGCCGTGCTCGGGCTGCGGCTGGGGGAGGGCGCCGTCATCCGCAACGTCGGCGGCCGCATCACGCCCGCGACGTTCGCGACCTTCGCGATGCTCGGCCGCGTCGGGGCGGCGAACGGCAGCCCTCCCGGTGCTGGGTGGAACCTCGTCGTGCTGCACCACACCGACTGCGGCATGACCGACCTCGCCGCCCATCCCGACCTGCTCGCGACCTACTTCGACATCCCGGAGCAGGACCTGCCTGCCAAGAGCGTCAGCGACCCCTATGCCTCCGTGCATGTCGATGTCGACCTGCTGCGGTCGTCCGGGCTGCTCCTGCCGCGGTTCGCGGTCTCGGGATGGGTGTACGACGTCGGTACCGGCCGCGCCGCCCTCGTCGTCCCGCCGCAGGCACCTCAGGGCACGACATGA
- a CDS encoding ABC transporter permease produces the protein MRNPLAAHPVWKQLLVLVVGLPVVVTLAVLAFAWPAARVQPREVPIGVVGAGPSEAQLAGRLAGGGAFDLHLYPDEVAARRAIGERDVYGAFVLGQSRLDVLEASAASPVVAQLLTGVAQNVAAESGGAGDALTVRVSDVVPLSTADAKGTVLSASLLPLTICSIIVASAIGLAVRLRPAWRQVVALVSVSAVAGAGVFLVAQTWLGALPHDGFATWASLALVILAISSATAGLIALFGTAGFALAAAVMVFVGNPFSAVTSAPEMLPGAVDRIGQWLPPGAGANLLRSSAYFDGNGASGHLAVLLTWAVLGVTAIVVGHHAPIRFAASPLRDAPGAVTDARARHEAPVHALNVGDGLVARQLSAPRLFRRT, from the coding sequence ATGCGCAACCCATTGGCAGCTCATCCGGTGTGGAAGCAGCTGCTCGTCCTGGTGGTGGGCCTGCCCGTGGTGGTGACGCTGGCCGTGCTGGCGTTCGCATGGCCGGCGGCTCGCGTCCAGCCGCGCGAGGTGCCGATCGGCGTGGTGGGAGCGGGTCCGTCAGAAGCCCAGCTCGCCGGCCGGCTTGCTGGCGGTGGTGCATTCGACCTGCACCTCTATCCCGATGAGGTTGCGGCCCGGCGTGCGATCGGGGAGCGCGACGTTTACGGCGCGTTCGTCCTTGGCCAGAGTCGGCTCGACGTGCTCGAGGCGAGCGCGGCCAGCCCGGTGGTCGCGCAGCTGCTCACCGGCGTGGCGCAGAACGTGGCCGCGGAGTCCGGCGGAGCCGGTGATGCCCTGACCGTCCGGGTGAGCGACGTTGTCCCGCTCTCGACCGCGGACGCGAAGGGGACGGTGCTGAGCGCATCGCTGCTACCGCTGACGATCTGCAGCATCATCGTCGCGAGTGCGATCGGCCTCGCCGTCCGCCTGCGGCCGGCCTGGCGACAGGTGGTCGCCCTGGTGAGCGTGTCAGCGGTCGCCGGAGCGGGCGTCTTCCTGGTCGCGCAGACGTGGCTCGGTGCCTTGCCTCACGACGGCTTCGCCACCTGGGCGAGCCTGGCGCTCGTGATCCTCGCGATCAGCAGTGCTACCGCAGGGCTGATCGCACTGTTCGGCACCGCAGGCTTTGCGCTCGCCGCCGCCGTCATGGTCTTCGTCGGCAACCCATTCTCCGCCGTCACCTCAGCACCGGAGATGCTTCCGGGCGCGGTGGACCGCATCGGCCAGTGGCTACCGCCCGGCGCCGGGGCGAACCTGCTGCGCAGCTCGGCCTACTTCGACGGGAACGGCGCTAGCGGTCACCTGGCCGTCCTGCTCACCTGGGCCGTCCTCGGCGTCACTGCCATCGTCGTCGGCCACCACGCACCCATCCGCTTCGCGGCCAGCCCGCTCCGAGACGCACCTGGCGCCGTCACTGACGCGCGCGCCCGGCATGAGGCCCCGGTCCACGCGCTGAACGTTGGGGACGGGCTCGTGGCGCGGCAGTTGTCCGCTCCCCGACTGTTTCGTCGCACCTGA
- a CDS encoding PIN domain-containing protein, whose translation MSDAADRLERELDRWTRPGRLVVPDTNVFLHLPEPWVEVPWKDRVGCRVAEALRLVIPLLVVDELDRAKLGRNETRSRARGVLRLLDQHFPDPSAVALLAGSGELQGSVTVELLLDDLGHVRLPDADSGLVDRAVELQALADRDVTIVTLDIGMALRARAAGVRALRLTE comes from the coding sequence CTGTCCGATGCCGCAGACCGGCTCGAGCGAGAGCTAGACCGATGGACGCGACCAGGGCGACTCGTCGTACCCGACACGAACGTGTTCCTGCACTTGCCGGAACCTTGGGTCGAAGTCCCGTGGAAGGACAGAGTCGGCTGCCGGGTAGCTGAAGCGCTTCGTCTAGTGATCCCGCTACTCGTGGTCGACGAGCTCGACCGCGCCAAGCTCGGTCGCAACGAGACCCGAAGCCGGGCGCGTGGTGTGCTCAGGTTGCTCGACCAGCACTTCCCGGATCCCTCAGCGGTAGCGCTGCTGGCAGGTTCAGGAGAGCTTCAAGGGTCCGTCACCGTCGAGCTCCTGCTCGATGATCTGGGCCATGTACGCCTGCCCGATGCGGACAGCGGGCTGGTGGACCGGGCCGTAGAACTACAGGCTCTTGCGGATCGCGATGTCACGATCGTGACCCTTGACATCGGGATGGCGCTTCGTGCCCGCGCAGCCGGCGTGCGGGCCCTTCGGCTCACCGAGTAG
- a CDS encoding FAD-dependent oxidoreductase — protein MRVVIIGAGLGGLCLAHGLHGAGFEVAVYERDTRAGAAPASYGIHLNADGLRALHACLPDRAWQHITARAIPARHVVNFHDPSNGLLATLDFRTPENATDPITSRRAVTRGDLRDALLLGTRDAAADGATAQDLRGKLPIHWGKTFSSYSQDTDGRVVVAFADGTTTTCDLLVGADGSNSRVRGQRLPALARRDLGILNVAGRVPLTSELQATLPPQLCDTSINNIVPAGQGWMFASTWATGHAIAPLGADGNRAAGRYLVWAWAARRDTYPSSGDDLTGEQLKKHVQQEIRDWASPFRDLVAATEPADIGPVPLRTMPPLEEWEPDNVTLLGDAIHNMTPMGGIGANTALRDADTLRTLLLEHRGTLTRASGDRRAQVTAAVGDYEKRMRPYANAALALSTKNAERATNPAPLPRSIFRTLLRAAARFPLLQRRIFHTPHLTVPAPRTRLGA, from the coding sequence ATGCGAGTCGTCATCATCGGAGCAGGGCTGGGCGGGCTGTGCCTCGCCCACGGCCTGCACGGCGCAGGCTTCGAGGTCGCCGTCTACGAACGCGACACCCGCGCCGGCGCCGCACCGGCCAGCTACGGCATCCACCTCAACGCCGACGGACTGCGCGCACTCCATGCCTGCCTGCCCGACCGCGCCTGGCAGCACATCACCGCGCGCGCCATCCCCGCCCGCCACGTCGTCAACTTCCACGACCCGTCCAACGGGCTGCTGGCCACCCTGGACTTCCGCACACCCGAGAACGCCACTGACCCCATCACCAGCCGCCGCGCAGTGACCCGCGGAGACCTGCGCGACGCCCTTCTCCTCGGAACGCGCGACGCGGCCGCCGACGGAGCCACTGCGCAGGACCTGAGAGGAAAGCTGCCTATCCACTGGGGCAAGACGTTCAGCAGCTACAGCCAAGACACCGACGGACGAGTCGTCGTGGCCTTCGCGGACGGCACAACCACCACGTGCGACCTGCTCGTGGGCGCCGACGGCAGCAACTCACGGGTCCGGGGCCAGCGGCTGCCCGCACTTGCGCGTCGCGACCTCGGCATCCTCAACGTCGCCGGCCGGGTCCCGCTGACCTCAGAACTCCAGGCGACCCTGCCCCCACAGCTGTGCGACACCTCCATCAACAACATCGTGCCCGCCGGACAAGGATGGATGTTCGCTTCCACCTGGGCCACCGGCCACGCGATCGCTCCGCTGGGCGCCGACGGCAATCGGGCCGCCGGCCGGTACCTGGTCTGGGCCTGGGCGGCGCGGCGCGACACGTACCCCTCCTCCGGTGACGACCTCACCGGCGAGCAGCTCAAGAAGCACGTGCAGCAAGAAATCCGCGACTGGGCCTCCCCATTCCGCGACCTCGTCGCCGCCACGGAGCCCGCCGACATCGGACCGGTCCCGCTGCGGACAATGCCGCCGCTCGAGGAGTGGGAGCCCGACAACGTCACCCTGCTAGGCGACGCCATCCACAACATGACCCCGATGGGCGGCATCGGCGCCAACACCGCGCTCCGGGACGCCGACACCCTGCGCACACTGCTCCTCGAGCACCGCGGCACGCTGACACGCGCATCTGGAGATCGGCGCGCGCAGGTCACGGCCGCCGTAGGCGACTACGAGAAGCGGATGCGCCCCTACGCGAACGCCGCCCTGGCCCTGTCGACCAAGAACGCCGAACGCGCCACCAACCCCGCGCCACTGCCACGCAGCATCTTCCGCACACTGCTCCGCGCTGCGGCGCGCTTCCCACTCCTGCAGCGTCGCATCTTCCACACTCCCCACCTCACTGTGCCGGCTCCTCGGACAAGACTGGGCGCGTGA
- a CDS encoding DUF3159 domain-containing protein: MELEQRRPVTPDAEYRTPPGSGRAPDSGWSAVAAVWSTPSRWIGILAAVAPSVVLVVVAAATELGWALLAAGVTSLIVLALRLRRREPLRAALVGVLVVAACAVVAAVTGEARGFFLLPTLVPFVVIAVCLGSLVARRPLTGLILNRITGGPADWPRHRRLLRVHDRATTAAIAINAVNGALQVIFYSRSDTAVLAVAHAATGPLFATLVAVTVVSARKAMR, encoded by the coding sequence ATGGAACTGGAGCAGCGCCGTCCGGTGACCCCGGACGCTGAGTACCGCACACCGCCGGGAAGCGGCCGAGCGCCCGACTCCGGGTGGTCGGCAGTGGCGGCCGTGTGGTCGACGCCATCCCGGTGGATCGGGATCCTCGCCGCCGTCGCACCGAGCGTCGTCCTTGTCGTGGTCGCAGCCGCCACCGAGCTGGGCTGGGCACTGCTCGCCGCGGGTGTCACCTCCCTCATCGTCCTGGCGCTCCGGCTCCGCCGCCGCGAGCCGCTGCGGGCTGCGCTGGTCGGGGTGCTCGTCGTGGCCGCCTGCGCCGTCGTGGCCGCGGTGACCGGAGAGGCCCGCGGCTTCTTCCTGCTGCCCACGCTGGTGCCGTTCGTCGTCATCGCGGTGTGCCTCGGGAGCCTCGTGGCCCGGCGCCCGCTGACCGGGCTCATCCTCAACCGCATCACCGGGGGGCCCGCCGACTGGCCGCGGCATCGACGGTTGCTCCGTGTCCACGACCGGGCCACCACGGCGGCGATCGCCATCAACGCCGTCAACGGCGCTCTCCAGGTCATCTTCTACAGCCGCAGCGACACCGCTGTCCTCGCCGTCGCGCACGCGGCCACCGGACCGCTGTTCGCCACACTCGTCGCCGTCACCGTCGTCTCCGCCCGCAAGGCCATGCGATGA
- a CDS encoding TetR/AcrR family transcriptional regulator, which yields MPKVTQEYRDARRDHIVSAAKRCFLRNGFQATTMQDLLAESQLSSGAFYLYFASKDDVILAIAQENVATVTSVIHELAINPREQGLGGALAAVVETVRNRDQQDELAALTVLVWAEALRIPHLRESIAEAVVSMRSDLTAVVADHQQAGSLPDTVSAAALAGLLISIVPGTILQLAVFGDSAVEGIPDAARAVWPT from the coding sequence ATGCCGAAGGTCACGCAGGAGTACCGGGATGCCCGTCGCGACCACATCGTCAGCGCGGCCAAGCGCTGCTTCCTGCGCAACGGCTTCCAGGCCACGACCATGCAGGACCTGCTGGCCGAGTCACAGCTGTCGTCAGGCGCCTTCTACCTCTACTTCGCCAGCAAGGACGACGTGATCCTCGCGATCGCTCAGGAGAACGTCGCCACGGTGACCTCGGTCATCCACGAGCTGGCGATCAACCCTCGCGAGCAAGGCCTGGGAGGAGCGCTGGCAGCGGTGGTCGAGACGGTTCGCAACCGCGACCAGCAGGACGAGCTCGCCGCCCTCACTGTGCTTGTGTGGGCGGAGGCGCTGCGCATCCCCCACCTACGAGAGAGCATCGCCGAGGCCGTGGTCTCGATGCGCAGCGACTTGACCGCCGTGGTCGCGGACCACCAGCAGGCCGGCTCGTTGCCCGACACCGTCAGCGCTGCTGCCCTCGCAGGGCTGCTCATCTCGATCGTGCCCGGAACCATCCTGCAGCTCGCCGTGTTCGGCGACTCAGCCGTCGAAGGTATCCCCGACGCGGCCCGTGCCGTGTGGCCGACGTAG
- a CDS encoding acyl-CoA dehydrogenase family protein, with protein sequence MPTELGGGGLGLTAAAQVVRELGAACSSTAMVVTMHYAGTAALAAAGVDDVLREIAAGRHITTLAFSEVGSRSHFWSPVSSATADGDEVVLDARKSWVTSAGEADSYVWSSRPLEADDPMTLWYVPADAPGLTVGAPFDGLGLRGNSSSPVEAEGVRVPRSALLGTDGAGLDLAMTAVLPVFLLLNASASVGLLRTLAQETAVHLQKTQLTHLGQSLAQQVLPRTSLARLQIESDRTRALVDDALSAVESGREDAQLLVLEVKAAAGEAAADAADLALRACGGAAFRKESPVERLFRDSRAARVMAPTTDALHDFVGRALCGLPLLGDA encoded by the coding sequence GTGCCGACCGAGCTGGGCGGTGGCGGGCTGGGCCTGACCGCCGCCGCGCAGGTCGTGCGCGAGCTCGGCGCGGCCTGCAGCTCCACCGCGATGGTCGTGACCATGCACTACGCCGGCACCGCGGCGCTGGCGGCGGCCGGCGTGGACGACGTGCTGCGCGAGATCGCGGCCGGCCGGCACATCACCACGCTGGCGTTCTCGGAGGTCGGCTCGCGCAGCCACTTCTGGTCCCCGGTCAGCTCCGCGACCGCCGACGGCGACGAGGTCGTGCTCGACGCGCGCAAGAGCTGGGTGACCTCGGCCGGCGAGGCGGACAGCTACGTGTGGTCCAGCCGCCCGCTCGAGGCCGACGACCCGATGACGCTCTGGTACGTCCCCGCTGACGCGCCCGGCCTGACGGTCGGCGCCCCCTTCGACGGCCTGGGCCTGCGGGGCAACTCCTCCAGCCCGGTCGAGGCGGAGGGCGTACGCGTACCCCGCTCGGCGCTGCTCGGCACCGACGGTGCCGGCCTCGACCTCGCCATGACTGCGGTGCTGCCGGTGTTCCTGCTGCTCAACGCCTCGGCGAGCGTCGGCCTGCTCCGCACGCTGGCGCAGGAGACGGCTGTGCACCTGCAGAAGACCCAGCTCACCCACCTCGGCCAGTCGCTCGCGCAGCAGGTGCTGCCGCGTACCTCGCTCGCGAGGCTCCAGATCGAGTCCGACCGCACCCGGGCGCTGGTCGACGACGCGCTCTCGGCGGTCGAGTCCGGGCGGGAGGACGCCCAGCTGCTCGTGCTCGAGGTCAAGGCAGCGGCGGGTGAGGCGGCCGCCGACGCCGCCGACCTGGCGCTGCGGGCGTGCGGAGGGGCGGCGTTCCGGAAGGAGTCGCCCGTCGAGAGGCTCTTCCGCGACTCGCGCGCCGCGCGGGTCATGGCACCCACGACCGACGCCCTGCACGACTTCGTCGGGCGGGCGCTCTGCGGCCTACCGCTGCTGGGGGACGCGTGA
- a CDS encoding antibiotic biosynthesis monooxygenase, producing MSAPEPTTPTSRSDTTTSQERSTKHLLVTSVFTLLDEPDSSRESQPEGAPTPDRQQRLFTLLCANAHDVLERSPGFLGSELTCSEDGRHIVHHARWANPGALASMLASPGARAGMQAVRSLATVQVLRSRAYRQFTAAADPSNHAG from the coding sequence ATGAGCGCGCCAGAGCCCACGACCCCGACGAGTCGGTCCGACACCACGACGAGCCAGGAGCGCTCGACCAAACATCTGCTGGTAACCAGCGTATTCACCCTCCTCGACGAGCCTGACAGCTCCAGAGAGAGCCAGCCGGAAGGAGCGCCAACACCCGACCGACAGCAGCGGCTCTTCACGCTGCTGTGCGCCAACGCCCACGACGTCCTCGAGCGCAGTCCCGGCTTCCTCGGCTCCGAGCTCACCTGCAGCGAAGACGGCCGCCACATCGTCCACCACGCCCGCTGGGCGAACCCCGGTGCTCTCGCCTCCATGCTCGCCAGCCCCGGTGCGCGCGCCGGCATGCAGGCGGTGCGTTCCTTGGCGACCGTGCAGGTGCTGCGCAGCCGCGCATACCGGCAGTTCACCGCCGCCGCCGACCCCTCAAACCACGCCGGCTGA
- a CDS encoding alpha/beta fold hydrolase: MLLTTPLRRRAAAITAAVLTTLTVTAGAASSHAAEAPKPTVVLVHGAWADGSSWAAVTRRLQKHGYTVDVVPDPLRGVKADADYLSRVLASIPGPIVLAAHSYGGMVATNAASGNSQVKALVYVDAYIPQQGDTVAGLSAGSALEDQSNLSAVPLDDTQTLYDLYIKQNLFPALFAAGAKPRDAAVLAAGQRPLLNAALGEPSPYQPAWASIPSWDVVGTADRIIPAVNQRSMAARAGAHVIEVNAPHLAMVTDPADVYHAIDAAAKATTG; encoded by the coding sequence ATGCTCCTCACCACTCCGCTCCGGCGCCGTGCTGCCGCGATCACCGCCGCCGTGCTCACCACCCTCACCGTCACCGCGGGCGCCGCGTCCTCGCACGCCGCGGAGGCACCGAAGCCGACCGTCGTGCTCGTCCACGGCGCCTGGGCCGACGGATCGAGCTGGGCCGCCGTCACCCGACGGCTGCAGAAGCACGGCTACACCGTCGACGTCGTGCCCGACCCGCTGCGCGGTGTGAAGGCCGACGCGGACTACCTCTCCCGTGTCCTGGCGAGCATCCCAGGCCCCATCGTGCTCGCGGCGCACTCCTACGGCGGCATGGTCGCCACCAACGCCGCGTCCGGCAACAGCCAGGTCAAGGCCCTCGTGTACGTCGACGCCTACATCCCCCAGCAGGGCGACACCGTCGCCGGTCTCAGCGCCGGCTCCGCCCTGGAGGACCAGAGCAACCTCAGCGCCGTCCCCCTCGACGACACCCAGACGCTGTACGACCTGTACATCAAGCAGAACCTCTTCCCCGCCCTGTTCGCCGCCGGAGCCAAGCCCCGCGACGCCGCCGTGCTCGCCGCCGGGCAGCGCCCCCTGCTCAACGCCGCCCTTGGCGAGCCCTCGCCGTACCAGCCGGCATGGGCCTCGATCCCGTCGTGGGACGTGGTCGGCACCGCCGACCGGATCATCCCGGCGGTGAACCAGCGATCCATGGCTGCCCGCGCGGGCGCCCACGTGATCGAGGTCAACGCGCCCCACCTCGCCATGGTCACTGACCCGGCCGACGTCTACCACGCCATCGATGCCGCGGCGAAGGCCACCACCGGCTGA
- a CDS encoding alpha/beta fold hydrolase — protein MPYVAVGKENSGAIELYYEDQGDGAPVVLIHGYPLDGRSWEKQAAALLGAGRRVITYDRRGFGRSSQPAAGYDYDTFTADLDALLTHLELDSVDLVGFSMGTGEVTRFLGTYGSSRVRRAVLLAPIPPFLLQTEDNPEGLPRSLFDGFAQAARGDRPAWMTGFLETFYNYDVNAGTLVSEDRFRASWNTATDASAIAAVACIETWLTDFRADLTRIEIPVLVVQGADDRVLPPQATGDRLPGLIRDVQHVVLPGGPHAIVWTHADQVNHELLTFLG, from the coding sequence ATGCCGTACGTGGCTGTGGGCAAGGAGAACTCCGGAGCCATCGAGCTCTACTACGAGGACCAGGGCGACGGCGCTCCGGTCGTGCTGATCCACGGGTACCCCCTCGACGGGCGGTCCTGGGAGAAGCAGGCAGCTGCCCTGCTGGGAGCTGGGCGCCGGGTCATCACCTACGACCGCAGAGGGTTCGGTCGGTCGAGCCAGCCCGCGGCCGGCTACGACTACGACACCTTCACCGCCGACCTCGACGCGCTCCTCACCCACCTCGAGCTGGACAGCGTGGACCTCGTCGGCTTCTCGATGGGGACGGGTGAGGTGACCCGCTTTCTCGGCACGTACGGCTCGTCCCGGGTCCGCCGGGCCGTGCTGCTCGCACCCATCCCCCCGTTCCTCCTGCAGACCGAGGACAACCCCGAGGGCCTGCCGCGCTCGCTGTTCGACGGGTTCGCGCAGGCGGCCCGCGGTGACCGCCCGGCGTGGATGACCGGCTTCCTCGAGACGTTCTACAACTACGACGTCAACGCCGGCACCCTGGTCAGCGAGGATCGCTTCCGCGCCAGCTGGAACACCGCTACCGACGCGTCGGCGATCGCAGCAGTGGCGTGCATCGAGACCTGGCTCACCGACTTCCGCGCAGACCTGACCCGCATCGAGATCCCTGTCCTCGTCGTGCAGGGCGCTGACGACCGCGTGCTGCCACCCCAAGCCACCGGTGACCGGCTCCCGGGCCTCATCCGCGACGTCCAGCACGTCGTCCTGCCCGGAGGTCCCCACGCGATCGTCTGGACCCACGCCGACCAGGTCAACCACGAGCTCCTCACCTTCCTCGGCTGA
- a CDS encoding MarR family winged helix-turn-helix transcriptional regulator: protein MTATRTPSRPAPEPVASERSAPPPAGRSAAATKTVPPAADVSPFAMGLLLRQAHEQVAEAMDEVLRPFGIERRHLMVLMRLDADGPLSQRDLVVLTRHDKASMVRIVDDLERLGLASREAVVGDRRLRAVTLTDEGRRVFADAHRAATPAADSALQPLTAGEIAQLRGLLRRLTSR, encoded by the coding sequence ATGACAGCGACGAGGACACCGAGCCGTCCGGCTCCCGAGCCCGTGGCGAGCGAGCGGTCAGCGCCGCCCCCCGCGGGCCGGTCCGCGGCGGCCACCAAGACGGTTCCGCCGGCCGCTGACGTCTCGCCGTTCGCGATGGGCTTGCTGTTGAGGCAGGCTCATGAGCAGGTAGCCGAGGCGATGGACGAGGTGTTGCGGCCCTTTGGGATCGAGCGCCGGCATCTCATGGTCTTGATGCGCCTGGATGCCGACGGACCGCTGAGCCAGCGCGACCTGGTGGTGCTCACGCGGCACGACAAGGCGTCGATGGTTCGCATCGTCGACGACCTCGAACGCCTTGGTCTGGCCTCGCGGGAGGCCGTCGTTGGCGACCGCCGCCTCCGCGCGGTCACGCTCACCGATGAAGGGCGCCGGGTGTTCGCTGATGCGCACCGGGCGGCGACACCGGCGGCGGACTCAGCCTTGCAGCCTCTGACAGCCGGAGAGATCGCTCAGTTGCGCGGACTGCTGCGTCGCCTGACCTCGCGGTAG
- a CDS encoding phosphate/phosphite/phosphonate ABC transporter substrate-binding protein — translation MAGTLLLGAVAYDPKVVTIWDGFRVWLRTQDLDLDYVLYSNYERQAEDLVSGRIDVAWNSPLAWVRARRLAQARDIPLRPVTMRDTDCDLTSVVVVRADSDVQELADLRGRTVATGAVDSPQATLLPLHLLRSVGLDPGTDVAVRRFDIGVGLHGDHVGGERDAALALAAGEVDAACMIDGNSLLFAREGVLPPGARVVGQTPVYDHCTMTAGPSADPRLVDRFGELLLGMSYADPELRPLLDLEGLKEWRPPRLEGFSQLERAVDGAGFYDDSGRVRARDYRP, via the coding sequence ATGGCCGGCACGCTGCTGCTCGGTGCGGTCGCCTACGACCCCAAAGTGGTCACGATCTGGGACGGGTTCCGGGTGTGGCTGCGCACGCAGGACCTCGACCTCGACTACGTCCTCTACTCCAACTACGAGCGGCAGGCCGAGGACCTGGTGAGCGGGCGCATCGACGTCGCCTGGAACTCGCCGCTGGCATGGGTACGCGCGCGCCGCCTCGCGCAGGCCCGCGACATACCCCTGCGCCCGGTGACGATGCGCGACACCGACTGCGATCTGACCTCGGTCGTCGTCGTCCGCGCCGACTCCGACGTGCAGGAGCTCGCGGACCTTCGGGGGCGCACGGTCGCGACGGGTGCGGTCGACTCGCCGCAGGCGACGCTGCTGCCTCTCCACCTGCTCCGCTCGGTGGGGCTCGACCCGGGCACCGACGTCGCCGTCCGCCGCTTCGACATCGGCGTCGGCCTCCACGGCGACCACGTCGGCGGCGAGCGCGACGCCGCCCTCGCTCTGGCGGCGGGCGAGGTCGACGCGGCGTGCATGATCGACGGCAACTCGCTGCTCTTCGCCCGTGAGGGCGTCCTCCCGCCCGGGGCACGCGTCGTCGGGCAGACCCCGGTCTACGACCACTGCACGATGACGGCCGGGCCGTCGGCGGACCCGCGGCTGGTCGACCGCTTCGGCGAGCTGCTGCTCGGCATGTCCTACGCCGACCCGGAGCTGCGCCCGCTGCTCGACCTCGAGGGCCTCAAGGAGTGGCGGCCGCCTCGTCTCGAGGGCTTCTCCCAGCTCGAGAGGGCCGTCGACGGGGCCGGCTTCTACGACGACTCGGGGAGGGTCCGTGCCCGCGACTACCGACCTTGA
- a CDS encoding MBL fold metallo-hydrolase — translation MAVDPIDLPAVDEVVVTTLVDNTYDALLPSSAAVSRAQLRVGSAAAPQFLGGRTNVGLRAEHGFSALVEVRRGLLRTTVVFDAGVSPDGMRLNAERLGRDLRSAQAVVLSHGHHDHAGGLAGLMGRRGVRALPMVVHPHVWARRRLALPGSVDELPTLSSSALSAEGFTVLERRQASLLLEDTVLVTGEIDRTTEFERGMPAAHQEWADGRWQHDPLVVDDQALVVHVRGRGLLVITGCAHAGAVNIVRHARRLTGGLPLHALMGGLHLSGPAFESTITATVTALQAEEPDLVVAGHCTGWRAQHALAASLPGVWVPSSSGSSFTLSGC, via the coding sequence GTGGCGGTCGACCCCATCGACCTGCCCGCTGTCGACGAGGTCGTCGTCACGACGCTGGTCGACAACACCTACGACGCCCTGCTGCCCAGTTCCGCAGCGGTCTCCCGGGCGCAGCTGCGGGTCGGGTCTGCCGCGGCACCGCAGTTCCTCGGCGGCCGGACGAACGTGGGGCTGCGCGCCGAGCACGGCTTCTCCGCCCTCGTCGAGGTACGGCGAGGACTGCTCCGGACCACCGTCGTCTTTGACGCCGGTGTCTCCCCGGACGGCATGCGCCTCAACGCTGAACGCCTCGGGCGCGATCTCCGCTCCGCACAGGCCGTCGTCCTCAGCCATGGCCACCACGACCACGCTGGAGGCCTCGCCGGGCTCATGGGCCGCCGTGGCGTACGCGCCCTTCCCATGGTCGTCCATCCGCACGTCTGGGCGCGCCGACGGCTCGCGCTCCCGGGGTCGGTCGACGAGCTGCCCACGCTGAGCAGCAGCGCCCTGAGCGCCGAAGGCTTCACGGTGCTCGAGCGGCGGCAGGCATCCCTGCTTCTCGAGGACACCGTTCTCGTGACCGGCGAGATCGACCGCACCACCGAGTTCGAGCGAGGCATGCCCGCGGCTCACCAGGAGTGGGCCGACGGGCGATGGCAGCACGACCCCCTCGTCGTCGACGACCAGGCCCTCGTCGTTCATGTCCGGGGCCGCGGCCTGCTGGTCATCACCGGCTGCGCCCACGCCGGCGCCGTCAACATCGTCCGCCACGCCCGACGGCTCACCGGCGGACTCCCGCTCCACGCGCTGATGGGCGGTCTGCACCTGTCCGGGCCCGCGTTCGAGTCGACGATCACCGCCACCGTCACCGCGCTCCAGGCCGAGGAGCCCGACCTCGTCGTCGCCGGACACTGCACGGGATGGCGTGCTCAGCACGCTCTGGCCGCATCACTCCCCGGCGTGTGGGTCCCGTCGAGCAGTGGCTCCTCCTTCACCCTCAGCGGATGCTGA